In one window of Paracholeplasma morum DNA:
- the prmC gene encoding peptide chain release factor N(5)-glutamine methyltransferase translates to MTYKTLLRHAEKEIEKSGLELEVAKFLLMHFSNKTAAQFYLDFESEVDSKIEASFLKALEDYTKRFVPMQHIMGYQTFYGYDFIVNNDVLIPRRETEELVENVLYFYDDYFKGQQVDVVDIGTGSGCIAVTLSKEEDKMTVYASDISDKALEVAKKNNEKLGGNVSFRQGDLLKPFQGMKFDIIVSNPPYIPSSEDVEKIVLLHEPNIALFGGDTGLIFYERILKDALNYLKPNGLIAFEHAYDKNEEIKALVNHYISGAKITQIKDLSGKDRMTFIKVGE, encoded by the coding sequence ATGACGTATAAGACACTATTAAGACATGCTGAAAAAGAAATTGAGAAGAGCGGCTTAGAACTAGAAGTAGCTAAGTTCTTATTAATGCATTTCTCAAATAAAACAGCTGCACAGTTCTATCTAGATTTTGAATCAGAAGTAGATTCGAAAATTGAGGCAAGTTTTCTTAAAGCACTTGAGGATTATACAAAGCGTTTTGTCCCTATGCAACACATCATGGGATATCAAACGTTCTATGGATATGACTTTATTGTAAATAACGACGTTTTAATCCCAAGAAGAGAAACAGAAGAATTGGTTGAAAATGTTTTATACTTCTATGATGATTACTTTAAAGGACAACAAGTAGATGTGGTTGACATTGGGACAGGATCAGGATGTATCGCAGTCACCCTTTCTAAAGAAGAAGACAAAATGACTGTTTATGCAAGTGATATTTCCGATAAAGCACTCGAAGTAGCTAAAAAGAATAATGAGAAGTTAGGTGGGAATGTTAGTTTTAGACAAGGTGACTTGCTAAAGCCTTTTCAAGGCATGAAGTTTGACATTATCGTCTCCAATCCACCTTATATTCCAAGTAGTGAAGATGTAGAAAAAATTGTATTGTTGCATGAACCAAATATTGCTTTGTTTGGTGGGGATACAGGTCTTATTTTCTACGAACGTATATTAAAAGATGCCTTAAATTACTTAAAACCAAATGGATTAATTGCATTTGAACATGCTTATGATAAAAATGAAGAAATTAAAGCACTGGTTAATCACTACATATCGGGTGCCAAAATCACTCAGATAAAAGACTTATCTGGTAAGGATAGAATGACATTTATTAAAGTAGGTGAATGA
- the rpiB gene encoding ribose 5-phosphate isomerase B: protein MIAIGSDHGGYTLKQALIEYFNEKGYAYKDFGTNGEASVDYPDYGITVGEAVVKGGFEFGIVICGTGIGISISANKVKGVRCALVYDVHTATLARQHNNANVIALGGRTTPVDKAIEMVEAFKNEVFESRHQNRLDKMSKYESEHSCE from the coding sequence ATGATAGCAATTGGCAGTGACCATGGCGGTTATACACTAAAACAAGCTTTAATTGAGTATTTTAATGAAAAAGGCTATGCCTATAAAGATTTTGGGACCAATGGAGAAGCGTCCGTTGATTATCCAGATTACGGCATCACAGTTGGAGAAGCAGTCGTAAAAGGCGGTTTCGAGTTTGGGATTGTGATTTGTGGCACAGGCATTGGGATTAGCATATCTGCTAACAAAGTTAAAGGTGTTAGATGTGCTCTAGTTTATGATGTTCACACAGCTACACTAGCAAGACAACACAATAATGCAAACGTAATCGCTTTAGGTGGTAGAACAACCCCTGTCGATAAAGCCATTGAAATGGTAGAAGCATTTAAAAATGAAGTATTTGAATCTCGCCATCAAAATAGACTAGATAAAATGTCTAAATACGAAAGTGAGCATTCTTGTGAGTAA
- a CDS encoding DUF1146 family protein, translated as MNNQIYLIALLLSAVWMIEILKASNFEKAFKQNKVWQIKSFYVVIALVGAHLIASFIERVFELFQLN; from the coding sequence ATGAATAATCAAATCTATTTAATTGCCTTGTTGCTTAGTGCAGTTTGGATGATTGAAATCTTGAAAGCCTCTAATTTTGAGAAGGCTTTTAAGCAAAATAAAGTCTGGCAAATCAAGTCGTTTTATGTGGTCATCGCATTAGTTGGCGCGCATTTGATTGCCTCGTTTATTGAAAGAGTATTTGAACTATTCCAACTTAACTGA
- a CDS encoding L-threonylcarbamoyladenylate synthase, protein MMVDEYSLEEGFMTDGSVVIFPTDTVYGFASRLYDNEALVKIRALKNESSNHYFAVLCDTLVSVNDLAIIDERAKRLMMAFWPGALTIILKSSRSHYEKTGEEVIGVRIPNHNAALRLIKQNGPLVTTSISLDRLTPMMDIEEINKTYQDKVDFIYEDYEDYNLNMLSTTVDLTEEKIKYLRVGSITQSQIEAILAPDFQI, encoded by the coding sequence ATGATGGTCGATGAATACTCACTTGAAGAAGGTTTCATGACGGATGGCTCTGTGGTTATTTTCCCAACCGATACGGTATATGGGTTTGCCTCAAGACTATACGATAATGAAGCATTGGTCAAAATCCGCGCCCTAAAGAATGAGAGCAGTAATCATTATTTTGCAGTATTATGTGATACATTGGTATCAGTCAATGACCTAGCAATTATCGATGAACGCGCCAAGCGCCTTATGATGGCTTTCTGGCCAGGAGCATTAACCATCATACTTAAGAGCTCAAGATCTCATTATGAGAAAACTGGCGAAGAGGTTATTGGTGTTAGAATTCCAAATCATAATGCCGCTCTTAGACTTATCAAACAAAACGGACCACTAGTAACAACCTCTATTAGTTTAGATCGACTAACCCCAATGATGGATATTGAAGAAATCAATAAGACTTATCAGGATAAAGTAGACTTCATATACGAAGACTATGAGGACTATAATCTAAACATGCTTTCTACTACTGTGGATCTGACTGAAGAAAAGATTAAGTATTTAAGGGTAGGTTCAATTACTCAGTCTCAAATAGAAGCGATTTTAGCACCAGATTTTCAAATATAA
- a CDS encoding IMPACT family protein: protein MKYIQFPIQNELIIDKSRFITNIYPVKSLEDVLAILSETRKTHRDANHNCYAYILNEGKEVKASDDGEPSKTAGVPILEVLKHHELTDCLCVVTRYFGGVKLGAGGLIRAYSNSTSKALEQAVFFKKELRKKLELNLSYPLYDGFMHHFKDNMEIVEQSFKENITLIVVLNGVDVSDIKDKYHQIDVFDMGEVIVSVKLE from the coding sequence ATGAAATATATCCAGTTCCCTATTCAAAATGAGTTAATCATTGATAAGTCACGTTTTATTACAAATATATATCCGGTTAAGTCACTTGAGGATGTCTTAGCCATTTTAAGTGAGACCAGAAAAACTCATCGTGATGCCAATCACAATTGTTATGCCTACATTTTAAATGAGGGTAAAGAAGTGAAAGCAAGCGATGATGGAGAACCTTCTAAAACGGCTGGAGTGCCTATTTTAGAGGTTTTAAAGCACCATGAGTTAACGGATTGCCTTTGTGTGGTAACACGTTATTTTGGCGGTGTTAAACTCGGTGCGGGGGGATTAATCAGAGCCTATTCTAACAGTACATCCAAAGCGCTTGAACAGGCAGTATTTTTCAAAAAAGAACTGAGAAAAAAACTAGAACTTAATCTATCTTATCCTTTATATGATGGGTTTATGCACCATTTTAAAGATAACATGGAAATAGTAGAACAATCCTTTAAAGAAAACATCACCCTAATCGTAGTCTTAAATGGGGTTGATGTCTCAGATATAAAAGACAAATACCATCAAATCGACGTTTTCGATATGGGTGAAGTTATTGTATCAGTTAAGTTGGAATAG
- the upp gene encoding uracil phosphoribosyltransferase: MSKVVVVNHPLIDHKMAKIRDKQTETKQFRETVSEIGMLITYEITRDFETVPKEVETPIQKTICNVLKKPVVIVPILRAGLGMVEGIHNIIPNARIGHVGVYRDEETLEPHEYFAKFPVDMNISTVLIVDPMLATGGSASASITMVKKRGATDIRFVGLVGCPEGVKKLQADHPDVDIYLAAMDEKLNEKGYIIPGLGDCGDRLFGTK; encoded by the coding sequence GTGAGTAAAGTGGTTGTTGTAAACCACCCATTAATTGATCACAAGATGGCGAAAATACGTGATAAACAGACAGAAACAAAACAGTTCCGTGAAACCGTATCTGAAATCGGAATGCTAATCACTTATGAAATTACTCGAGACTTTGAAACGGTTCCAAAAGAAGTAGAAACTCCTATTCAAAAAACCATTTGTAATGTTCTTAAGAAACCAGTTGTGATTGTCCCAATATTACGTGCTGGACTCGGCATGGTTGAAGGCATTCATAATATCATTCCAAACGCTCGTATTGGACATGTTGGCGTATATCGTGATGAAGAAACGCTCGAACCACATGAGTACTTTGCGAAGTTTCCGGTAGATATGAACATCTCAACGGTTCTAATCGTAGATCCTATGTTAGCAACAGGTGGTTCAGCATCAGCTTCAATCACAATGGTAAAAAAACGTGGTGCAACCGACATAAGATTCGTTGGTCTTGTAGGCTGTCCAGAAGGCGTTAAGAAACTCCAGGCGGATCATCCTGACGTAGATATATATCTAGCTGCAATGGATGAAAAACTTAATGAAAAAGGATACATCATTCCAGGACTAGGTGACTGCGGAGATCGTCTCTTTGGTACAAAATAA
- the typA gene encoding translational GTPase TypA: MEIRNVAIIAHVDHGKTTLVDELLKQSEKRNAHEQIVERAMDSNDIERERGITILAKNTAIEYKGYRINILDTPGHADFGGEVERIMKMVDAVLLVVDAYEGAMPQTRFVLKKALEANVKPIVVINKVDRQFARPLESVNEVFDLFVELSANDEQLDFPIVYASGIRGLSSFNHEFTDAKDMKPLLETIIKHCPKPNQDKDSRLQFQPALLDYNDYVGRIGIGKINRGTIKVNQQVSCVRLDGTIKPFRIQKLFSFIGLNRVEVEEAYAGDIVAIAGLTDINVGETVCEVGFEEALPILHIDEPTVQMTFGTNTSPFAGKEGKFVTASKIEERLFKEIQKDVSLKVERLGGKEEWIVSGRGELHLGILIENMRREGFEFQVSRPQVIIQTINGVPHEPYEFVQVDCPNEVVGTVIEMLGSRKGIMNNMHNHVNQSRLTYTMPSRGLIGFMTDFMTATKGYGIISHSYLEYRPIEHVEVGSRQTGALVSLLEGMTTAYAIGRLEDRGTMFVEPRVNVYEGMIIGEANKEFDLAVNVTQEKQLTNMRSSSKDSTVVLKKARELSLEACLEFINDDELVEITPKNIRLRKRILKTNERKKSDKYTI; encoded by the coding sequence ATGGAAATAAGAAATGTCGCAATCATTGCCCATGTCGATCATGGTAAAACGACGCTTGTAGATGAATTATTAAAGCAATCAGAAAAGAGAAACGCCCACGAACAAATCGTGGAACGTGCAATGGACTCAAACGATATTGAACGCGAAAGAGGTATTACAATCCTTGCTAAAAATACCGCAATTGAGTATAAAGGTTACAGAATCAATATTTTAGATACCCCAGGTCACGCTGACTTTGGTGGTGAAGTAGAAAGAATCATGAAAATGGTTGACGCCGTTTTATTAGTTGTTGATGCCTATGAAGGTGCGATGCCACAAACTCGCTTCGTTTTGAAGAAAGCACTAGAAGCTAATGTAAAACCTATTGTTGTTATTAACAAAGTTGACAGACAATTCGCAAGACCGCTTGAATCCGTTAATGAGGTGTTTGATTTATTCGTTGAACTAAGTGCCAACGATGAACAACTAGACTTCCCAATCGTCTATGCATCAGGTATTAGAGGACTATCATCCTTTAATCACGAATTTACAGATGCGAAAGACATGAAACCTCTATTAGAAACCATTATAAAGCATTGTCCAAAACCTAATCAAGATAAAGATTCAAGACTGCAATTTCAACCAGCACTGTTAGACTATAACGATTATGTTGGAAGAATTGGGATTGGTAAAATCAATAGAGGGACCATTAAAGTTAACCAACAAGTATCATGCGTTAGACTTGATGGAACCATCAAACCATTTAGAATACAAAAACTGTTTTCTTTCATTGGTTTAAACCGTGTAGAAGTTGAAGAAGCTTATGCAGGAGATATTGTTGCAATCGCAGGGTTAACTGACATTAACGTTGGTGAAACTGTGTGTGAAGTTGGGTTCGAAGAAGCACTTCCAATCCTACACATTGATGAACCCACTGTTCAAATGACGTTTGGAACAAACACCAGCCCATTTGCAGGTAAAGAAGGTAAATTTGTTACTGCTTCAAAAATCGAAGAAAGATTATTTAAAGAAATCCAAAAAGACGTTTCACTTAAAGTGGAAAGACTTGGTGGAAAAGAAGAATGGATCGTATCTGGAAGAGGCGAACTCCATTTAGGTATTCTAATTGAAAATATGAGAAGAGAAGGATTTGAGTTCCAAGTTTCTAGACCACAAGTTATCATTCAAACGATAAATGGTGTGCCTCATGAACCATATGAGTTCGTACAAGTAGACTGTCCAAACGAAGTGGTTGGAACCGTTATTGAAATGCTTGGTAGCCGTAAAGGCATTATGAATAACATGCATAACCATGTTAATCAATCAAGATTAACATATACGATGCCTTCAAGAGGATTAATAGGATTCATGACGGATTTCATGACAGCAACTAAAGGTTATGGAATCATTTCGCACTCTTACTTAGAATATAGACCTATCGAACACGTAGAGGTTGGTTCAAGACAAACTGGTGCGCTCGTTTCCCTTCTTGAAGGTATGACAACGGCTTATGCGATTGGTCGTCTTGAAGACCGTGGAACGATGTTTGTTGAACCACGTGTTAACGTTTATGAAGGCATGATTATAGGTGAGGCAAATAAAGAGTTTGATTTAGCTGTTAACGTGACTCAAGAAAAACAATTAACCAATATGAGATCCTCTTCAAAGGATTCGACTGTTGTTTTAAAGAAAGCTAGAGAGTTATCCCTAGAAGCATGTTTAGAATTCATCAATGACGATGAATTAGTTGAGATTACGCCAAAAAACATTCGTCTAAGAAAACGTATCTTAAAAACAAACGAACGTAAAAAATCAGATAAATACACAATATAG